The proteins below are encoded in one region of Legionella antarctica:
- a CDS encoding transposase — MSKKRAYYTAAKKAKITLAAIEGKLTQAQITSEYGVHATQVKTWKQSAIKAINDLFSGANEKEAKSQEQLVEALYQEIGRLQAQLSWLKKKHEL, encoded by the coding sequence ATGTCTAAAAAGCGAGCTTATTATACGGCGGCCAAGAAGGCAAAAATAACGCTAGCTGCGATTGAGGGGAAACTCACACAAGCGCAAATTACCAGTGAATACGGTGTTCACGCAACGCAGGTAAAAACTTGGAAGCAATCGGCCATCAAAGCCATTAACGATTTATTCTCTGGGGCTAATGAAAAAGAAGCCAAGTCCCAAGAGCAGCTTGTTGAGGCATTATATCAAGAAATTGGTCGACTTCAAGCGCAGCTATCTTGGCTAAAAAAAAAGCATGAACTTTAG
- a CDS encoding IS3 family transposase, whose protein sequence is MNFSLDEKRVMIDPLAELTIREQCLLLDLPVSSYYYSAKPISVEDEALMALLDEHYLQYPCEGKIKRARWLSKEVGYPVGKRRVKKLMEMMGLSTVYPKPNTSVPNKEHEVFPYLLKEVDITKPNQVWAADITYIRMKGKHVYLVAIMDWYSRYVIGWAISPTMEAEFCIEALRNALLHSRCEIFNTDQGSQFTSKDWINTLKSHHISISMDGRGRYLDNIFIERLWRSVKQEKIYRYDFDTIEEVELALTEYFEYYNNRRLHQSFNYLTPAEVYYGRKRP, encoded by the coding sequence ATGAACTTTAGTCTGGATGAAAAGCGCGTCATGATTGATCCTCTTGCCGAGCTCACCATTCGTGAACAATGCTTGCTATTAGACTTGCCTGTTTCAAGTTATTATTATAGTGCCAAGCCCATTTCTGTCGAAGATGAAGCGCTTATGGCGCTACTTGATGAGCACTATCTGCAGTATCCATGTGAAGGTAAAATTAAGCGGGCAAGATGGCTGTCAAAAGAAGTAGGCTATCCTGTTGGTAAACGTCGAGTAAAAAAGTTGATGGAAATGATGGGGTTATCGACTGTTTACCCAAAGCCAAATACAAGCGTTCCCAATAAGGAGCATGAGGTGTTCCCTTATTTATTAAAAGAGGTGGATATCACCAAACCAAATCAGGTTTGGGCCGCAGATATCACCTACATCCGCATGAAAGGAAAGCATGTGTATTTAGTAGCTATTATGGACTGGTATAGTCGTTATGTGATTGGATGGGCTATTTCACCTACTATGGAGGCTGAATTTTGTATTGAGGCGCTTAGAAACGCTTTGCTGCATTCGCGTTGTGAGATCTTTAACACGGATCAGGGTTCTCAATTTACCTCAAAAGATTGGATAAATACGCTAAAATCTCACCACATTTCTATCAGCATGGATGGGCGAGGACGTTATTTAGATAATATATTTATCGAGCGATTGTGGCGTAGTGTTAAGCAAGAAAAAATCTACCGGTATGATTTTGATACAATTGAAGAGGTTGAGCTGGCCTTAACGGAGTATTTTGAGTATTATAATAACCGAAGGCTTCACCAGTCCTTTAATTATTTAACGCCCGCAGAGGTGTATTATGGCCGGAAAAGACCATAA
- a CDS encoding enoyl-CoA hydratase/isomerase family protein: protein MSEEVLFSHEGSVGFITLNRPGALNALTLPMIIELQKQLELWKEDNNIQAVVLRATPANAFCAGGDVRWLYERRGNDSEQMQFFWHEYRLNHFIHQFGKPYISLMDGITMGGGVGVSMHGSHPVASERFIFAMPESSIGFFPDIGASHLLTQCRGFLGIYLGLTGNRLGPQDAMKTGLVKQIITSEKMQDMVNELINLDLSEDAHARVDQCLNAYARPHSESEVTQIKPMIDVCFSHPTVEMIRSSLRSCEGVWAEGVDNTLGQKSPLSLKVILLQLQKAKGLSLAECLNMDFNLVGHFMGDNDFYEGVRALLVEKDKDPQWNPSRLDLVPEHRVVNYFEQSSFGLELIVS, encoded by the coding sequence ATGAGTGAAGAAGTGCTTTTTAGTCATGAGGGTTCGGTGGGGTTCATTACTTTAAATAGACCCGGGGCGTTAAACGCCCTTACTTTACCTATGATTATTGAATTGCAGAAGCAATTAGAACTTTGGAAAGAGGATAACAATATTCAGGCAGTAGTTTTGCGTGCCACACCTGCTAATGCTTTTTGTGCTGGTGGAGATGTACGCTGGCTCTATGAGCGACGGGGTAATGATTCCGAACAAATGCAATTTTTTTGGCATGAATACCGGTTAAATCATTTCATCCATCAATTTGGCAAGCCTTATATATCTTTAATGGATGGTATTACCATGGGTGGAGGAGTAGGCGTCTCCATGCATGGTAGTCATCCAGTGGCTAGTGAGCGCTTTATTTTTGCTATGCCTGAGTCCAGTATCGGTTTTTTCCCTGATATTGGAGCAAGTCATTTATTAACCCAATGCCGTGGTTTTTTGGGTATTTATCTGGGGCTAACGGGAAATAGATTAGGCCCACAGGATGCAATGAAAACAGGATTGGTGAAGCAGATTATTACTTCTGAAAAAATGCAGGATATGGTTAATGAATTAATCAATTTGGATTTGTCAGAAGATGCCCACGCTCGTGTAGACCAATGCTTGAATGCCTATGCCAGACCACATTCCGAAAGTGAAGTAACTCAGATTAAGCCGATGATTGATGTATGCTTTTCACATCCGACTGTTGAAATGATTAGGAGCTCTTTGCGGAGCTGCGAAGGGGTTTGGGCGGAAGGAGTAGATAACACCTTAGGGCAAAAATCACCCTTAAGTCTTAAAGTAATTCTTTTGCAACTTCAAAAGGCAAAAGGATTATCCTTGGCTGAGTGTTTGAATATGGATTTCAATTTAGTGGGGCATTTTATGGGGGATAATGACTTTTATGAAGGGGTAAGGGCATTATTAGTGGAAAAAGATAAAGATCCTCAATGGAACCCTTCACGTTTGGATTTAGTCCCTGAACACAGAGTAGTTAATTATTTTGAACAATCTTCTTTTGGATTGGAATTGATAGTGTCATAA
- a CDS encoding Lpg0189 family type II secretion system effector: MSRKPRLYYIDYPTQVIRLSSSLENQQLDCEQVNKQIDETIVQNITPDKFNVNMYIICSYDPETNLATQFTIHSYFDPLDDNAINFLNSYLSEYNDTDFLGTKLKIESAKGMIISLNIIAGIKNNPKSPLFIEYRKDRSNFYFKNNYEMKNTLLVDVYQNFFSNDPEKILPFLNKWIYSYADTLYTAVLRDSNYVELQPERIFLMDNGNEIFVSGLKYYFAHNCTKHKNQRCLKQESL, translated from the coding sequence GTGTCCAGAAAACCGCGCCTATATTATATTGACTATCCAACCCAGGTTATTCGCTTATCCAGCAGTCTGGAAAATCAACAATTAGACTGCGAACAGGTAAATAAACAAATTGATGAAACCATAGTTCAAAACATCACTCCTGACAAATTTAACGTGAACATGTACATTATTTGTAGTTATGATCCCGAAACCAACTTAGCTACCCAATTCACCATTCATAGCTATTTTGATCCCTTAGATGATAACGCCATTAATTTTTTAAATTCCTACCTTAGTGAATATAATGACACCGATTTTTTAGGAACAAAATTAAAAATTGAATCAGCAAAAGGAATGATTATCTCTTTAAACATTATTGCTGGAATAAAGAACAATCCAAAGTCACCCCTTTTTATAGAATACCGCAAGGATCGTAGTAATTTTTATTTTAAAAATAACTATGAAATGAAAAATACATTGCTTGTTGATGTATATCAAAATTTCTTTAGTAACGATCCGGAGAAAATACTCCCCTTCCTCAACAAATGGATATATTCCTATGCAGATACTTTGTATACAGCAGTTCTTCGAGATTCCAATTATGTGGAATTACAGCCCGAACGAATCTTTCTTATGGATAATGGAAACGAAATATTTGTATCCGGGTTAAAGTATTATTTTGCTCATAACTGTACTAAACACAAGAACCAACGATGTTTAAAACAGGAATCTCTATAG